From Clostridium cylindrosporum DSM 605, one genomic window encodes:
- a CDS encoding GNAT family N-acetyltransferase, with protein sequence MAITYTEEKKFTQDEVQTLFLSVGWVSGQYPSRLYKALMNSSTVFTAWDGERLVGLVRLLDDSEMVAYMHYVLVHPDYQGKGIAGNMINMVKEKYKDYLYIEIMPEESKNAAFYEKHGFTVMQDGVAMQLSNYSNKN encoded by the coding sequence ATGGCTATTACTTATACTGAGGAAAAGAAATTCACACAAGATGAAGTTCAAACACTGTTTTTATCAGTTGGATGGGTATCCGGTCAATACCCATCACGATTATACAAAGCCTTGATGAACTCATCCACTGTTTTCACTGCATGGGATGGGGAAAGGCTTGTTGGTCTAGTTCGTTTGTTGGATGATAGTGAAATGGTTGCCTATATGCATTATGTACTTGTTCATCCTGATTATCAAGGAAAAGGTATTGCTGGAAACATGATTAATATGGTTAAGGAAAAATATAAAGATTACTTATACATAGAAATCATGCCTGAAGAAAGCAAAAACGCCGCATTCTATGAAAAACATGGATTTACTGTAATGCAAGATGGAGTAGCTATGCAGCTTTCTAATTATTCTAACAAAAATTAA
- a CDS encoding SulP family inorganic anion transporter, translating into MIQKLKKEWFGNVKGDILAGIVVCLALFPEVIGFMIAAGVDPIVGVYATFFITAIAAFFGGRTGLISAAAGSVALVLAHLVAEYGVEYLFAATILAGVIQAILAFCKVGTLMRYIPKPVMIGFVNGLGIMMFTSQVKHFKGNLILPVLGIIGVAIIFLFPKITKKIPAPIISILVISVIVLGLDLDVKMLGDLGEISSKLPNFRIPNVPMTLETLKIIFPTSLSVAIVGLVESLLTAQLVDEITREESNKNRESASQGLGNIVSGFFGGIAGCGMIGQTIINLNYGGIGRLATFLSGFFMLISVVLFNNVVVHIPVVALAAVMIVVSFETINWESIKRLSIIPKSDAFVMILTVVIVLSTHNLAYGVVIGTLMSAIFAAFKMSNVHVEKGTVEDAHHYKVQGYLYFASAEKFLDFFVDEIEHEEEIIIDISAMTLWDSTGVEAIDKLINKNKDKGVKTTFIGANQQSKELFKKVSKRAV; encoded by the coding sequence ATGATTCAAAAATTAAAGAAAGAATGGTTCGGTAATGTCAAAGGAGATATTTTAGCAGGGATTGTTGTTTGCTTAGCTTTATTTCCAGAGGTTATTGGTTTTATGATTGCGGCTGGAGTAGACCCAATCGTTGGGGTATACGCAACATTCTTTATTACAGCAATTGCAGCATTTTTCGGTGGACGAACAGGCTTGATTTCAGCAGCAGCAGGCTCAGTTGCATTAGTATTAGCACATTTAGTAGCTGAGTATGGAGTAGAATATTTATTTGCTGCAACAATTTTAGCAGGTGTGATTCAAGCCATTTTAGCTTTCTGTAAAGTTGGAACATTGATGCGCTATATTCCTAAACCAGTCATGATTGGCTTTGTAAATGGGTTAGGGATTATGATGTTCACATCGCAAGTAAAACATTTCAAAGGAAATCTCATTTTACCTGTACTTGGAATTATCGGTGTGGCTATTATTTTTCTATTCCCGAAAATCACAAAAAAGATTCCTGCACCAATTATTTCGATTTTAGTTATTTCTGTCATTGTACTAGGATTAGATTTAGATGTAAAAATGTTAGGTGACTTGGGAGAGATTTCAAGCAAACTACCGAATTTTAGAATTCCAAACGTACCAATGACATTAGAAACATTGAAAATAATTTTTCCTACGTCTCTTTCTGTGGCAATTGTTGGATTAGTAGAATCTTTATTAACGGCACAATTAGTAGATGAAATTACAAGGGAAGAAAGTAATAAGAATCGTGAATCAGCAAGTCAAGGATTAGGGAATATTGTTTCTGGTTTCTTCGGTGGAATCGCTGGTTGCGGCATGATTGGACAAACCATCATCAATCTTAATTATGGTGGAATTGGTCGTTTGGCCACATTCTTGTCTGGTTTCTTCATGTTAATATCAGTGGTATTGTTCAATAATGTGGTTGTACACATTCCTGTAGTTGCTTTAGCAGCAGTAATGATTGTCGTTTCCTTTGAAACAATCAACTGGGAATCAATAAAGCGCTTAAGTATTATACCAAAAAGCGATGCTTTTGTAATGATTTTAACGGTTGTAATTGTATTATCAACACATAACTTGGCATATGGTGTGGTTATAGGTACATTAATGAGTGCAATTTTCGCAGCATTCAAAATGTCAAATGTCCATGTGGAAAAAGGGACTGTGGAAGATGCTCATCATTATAAAGTACAGGGATATCTTTACTTTGCATCCGCTGAAAAATTCCTGGATTTCTTTGTAGATGAAATCGAACACGAAGAAGAAATAATAATTGACATAAGTGCAATGACATTATGGGATTCAACGGGGGTTGAAGCAATTGATAAATTAATTAATAAAAATAAAGATAAGGGCGTTAAAACAACTTTTATCGGTGCGAATCAACAAAGTAAGGAACTATTTAAAAAAGTTTCAAAACGTGCTGTATAA
- a CDS encoding recombinase family protein, with product MIIGYMRPYQEDLNCENQLKTLKEENCMTVISEDHSSAKKRIQLENALNILKKDDKLVVTKLFILADSTRHLVELLEIIESKDAYLKSLTEGIDTSDSNGYRFTDIVKYLVEFQSDVTSEKTKEGLYEAKQKGVHGGRPRKPDENVKRAIVMYQSKKYSLAEIKNETGISKSTLYRYLEN from the coding sequence ATGATAATTGGATATATGAGACCATATCAAGAAGATTTGAATTGTGAAAATCAACTTAAAACCTTAAAGGAAGAAAATTGTATGACAGTTATTTCTGAAGATCATTCCTCAGCAAAGAAAAGAATCCAGTTAGAAAATGCATTAAATATATTAAAAAAAGATGATAAATTAGTTGTTACAAAACTTTTTATATTGGCTGATTCAACAAGGCATTTGGTTGAGCTCTTGGAAATAATCGAAAGTAAAGATGCCTATCTCAAGTCTCTTACTGAAGGAATTGACACCAGCGATTCAAATGGATATAGGTTTACTGATATTGTAAAGTATCTTGTTGAATTTCAAAGCGATGTCACAAGTGAAAAAACAAAAGAAGGCTTATATGAAGCAAAACAAAAAGGAGTTCATGGCGGACGTCCAAGAAAACCTGATGAAAATGTAAAACGCGCTATTGTTATGTATCAAAGCAAGAAATATAGTTTGGCAGAAATAAAAAACGAGACTGGTATTAGCAAATCTACCCTATATAGATATTTAGAAAATTAA
- a CDS encoding DUF4179 domain-containing protein: MSNNIYDILNDNNIDLEELSTEGFNDIEKKQIKNKFKKSIRKNKKKNNTIAIAIVGVITIVSLGSNFRTSIAATLKLVSVDISSFLGINKDLDTYKTIVGKIKGSDGVSIQLNEVILNGNELLVSTTTRYNKYNYNPKDIHAFGDVFINGESVSGVSSGSGKFQDSAMQEVMTYSLKNNQLKGDVDIKMVYSSILLDGEIVKINPCIFEFTTNGDELDTRTVELPINHSFKLENDGIVTLNKYVGNAVSKKIYLSIKNINKSKINDHIELKGYDVFGNKIEFMPVFMGEEEGMLELSTGLGKEINDKVTEITLTPYANGYKQLGEKFTIKIK, translated from the coding sequence ATGAGCAATAATATTTATGATATATTAAATGACAATAATATTGATTTAGAAGAGTTAAGTACAGAAGGATTTAATGATATTGAAAAAAAGCAAATAAAGAACAAGTTTAAAAAGTCTATTAGAAAAAACAAGAAGAAAAATAATACAATAGCGATTGCTATTGTAGGGGTTATTACTATAGTATCCCTTGGAAGTAATTTTAGAACATCTATAGCTGCTACACTAAAATTAGTAAGTGTAGATATATCATCTTTTTTAGGTATTAATAAAGATTTAGATACTTATAAAACGATAGTTGGGAAGATAAAAGGTAGTGATGGAGTAAGTATTCAATTGAATGAAGTTATATTAAACGGAAATGAATTATTAGTATCAACAACAACAAGATATAATAAATATAACTATAACCCTAAAGATATTCATGCCTTTGGGGACGTATTTATAAATGGAGAAAGTGTGTCAGGAGTATCAAGTGGAAGTGGGAAATTTCAAGACTCTGCAATGCAAGAGGTGATGACTTATAGTCTTAAAAATAATCAACTTAAAGGTGATGTAGATATAAAAATGGTTTATTCATCAATTTTGTTGGATGGAGAAATAGTTAAGATAAATCCATGTATATTTGAATTTACTACTAATGGAGATGAATTAGATACACGTACTGTAGAACTTCCAATAAACCATAGCTTCAAATTGGAAAATGATGGTATAGTAACATTAAACAAATATGTAGGTAATGCAGTTAGTAAAAAGATTTATTTATCAATTAAAAATATAAATAAATCAAAAATTAATGACCATATAGAATTAAAGGGTTATGATGTTTTCGGGAATAAAATAGAATTTATGCCAGTGTTTATGGGAGAAGAGGAAGGTATGCTTGAATTATCAACCGGGCTAGGTAAAGAAATTAATGATAAAGTTACAGAGATAACCTTAACACCCTATGCCAATGGTTATAAGCAATTAGGTGAGAAGTTTACTATAAAAATCAAATAA
- a CDS encoding DUF6483 family protein, which translates to MYENDYIERIIKSLGRTLVTGVEGSKNVIVEMINESEKTGDLLIPEEGLLELKLRKYVSELEISKAEDMLFEAIELNKSPRYLELALFFYNEINKLDEDTLVKHNFSKQEIINGLEEIKRLYEKE; encoded by the coding sequence TTGTATGAAAATGATTATATAGAAAGAATAATAAAGTCCCTAGGACGAACACTAGTTACTGGAGTAGAGGGAAGTAAAAATGTAATAGTGGAAATGATAAATGAAAGTGAAAAAACGGGAGATTTATTGATTCCAGAAGAAGGACTATTAGAACTTAAGCTTAGAAAGTATGTAAGTGAACTTGAAATAAGTAAAGCAGAGGATATGCTATTTGAGGCAATTGAGCTAAACAAATCCCCTAGATATTTAGAACTGGCATTGTTTTTCTATAATGAAATAAACAAACTAGATGAAGATACTCTGGTTAAACACAATTTCTCTAAACAAGAAATTATTAATGGATTGGAAGAAATAAAAAGGTTATATGAGAAAGAATGA